In the genome of Deltaproteobacteria bacterium GWC2_65_14, the window TGGCACCCCCTTGCGACCCAGAGCGATCCTCCCACCCCGAGGTGTCTGGGAATGGAATGGAGCCCCTCCTTCCGGTCGAACTCGATGTCCTGGAGGGCATAGAGGATGTCGAATCCGGCCACCCAGAAGAGGACGGCGAACGAGATCACCAGCGCCCGCGGATCGAACGACCCGGTCACGGCGATCCAGGCCGCCAGCGGCGCCGCCCCCAGGCAGGCCCCCAGGACGACGTGGGAGACCCAGGTGAACCGCTTCGTGTAGGAGTAGGAAAAGAGCAGCAGCAGGAGAACGGGGGAGAGCTTGAGGCAGAGGGGGTTCAGCTTCGCGGCGGAGAGCAGCAGCAGCAGGACCGACAGGAAGATGAAGACCCCCGCCATCGGCTTGCTCACCTCCCCCTTCGGGATCGCCCGCCCGCTCGTGCGGGGATTCCGTGCGTCGATTTC includes:
- a CDS encoding 4-hydroxybenzoate octaprenyltransferase codes for the protein MLGRVGVYLEMIKVAHTVFALPFAFMGAFLAAGGLPSGRTVFYVVLAMFGGRSAAMGFNRLVDAEIDARNPRTSGRAIPKGEVSKPMAGVFIFLSVLLLLLSAAKLNPLCLKLSPVLLLLLFSYSYTKRFTWVSHVVLGACLGAAPLAAWIAVTGSFDPRALVISFAVLFWVAGFDILYALQDIEFDRKEGLHSIPRHLGVGGSLWVARGCHFVMAALLLVGYHIFALGGWFLAGWAVCVAVLVYEHAILREGDLSRLNVAFFNLNGIVSVALGLFTCLDLVL